One part of the Dyadobacter sp. 676 genome encodes these proteins:
- a CDS encoding BamA/TamA family outer membrane protein yields the protein MVSDSELEDLIPQRPNRRLLGLPIFPYLGLYRFGELFYNREEKQRKVIEVTQNYQKESQEYANSPRKLERIQNRYAKKLEKAQTRATQGNFWMRVLGEAPVYYINAEATQNAEKMQKYLYNNGFFDAKVTFKTDTLFKRIRVSYLVTENRPTMVRNIQYQVPNSLADSLIKADLKNAALQPRKRYDGDAFEEERIRIETLLRNEGYMGFSRQNVSYIVNDTITYRPTDSLFKSVDVKVRVDMPAQASKRYLVNSVNFEVLPPTGVPDSIFRKDTSTFEGIKYVFSDKRFSRKVLDTKIQLRPRAWYSQKKERDTQQQLSLTDQFRFVNYNYTLDSTGQGINSYFKAIPLDKYQISTDLGLNVIQLQGTPGPFANLSYKIRNVFNGMENFETNLRGGIELVPGFVGNRQVYRSEEIGINASLIFPRLLTPQNLFKRQTANYNPRTQLTLGYSYVNRPEYTRTNVKVNTTYSWQPTPTTLFNVSLVDLNILNTTYIRKDFADLLDTLRMQGNNLVYSFNRSFVSDLNANFVYNTNSLIGPQKKAHYFRIAVESGGTTLNFLPRQREVIREFFGDSLQFYKYIRWNADYRRYWPAGRKSALVARINTGAIYSYGDNKVPPYEKYFFAGGSNSVRAWLPRRLGPGSAKPITYNAVSIESPGEFLLEGNLEWRGFLAKFFGDINYALFLDVGNVWSLRATATEEQKFKAGKLLREMAVGTGFGIRYDLSFFILRFDFGVKVYDPALQRFVLDELRLKHLFRRTEANSLNINLGVGYPF from the coding sequence GTGGTGAGCGACTCCGAGCTGGAAGACCTGATCCCCCAACGGCCGAACCGCCGGTTACTCGGCCTCCCGATTTTCCCGTACCTCGGCCTTTACCGCTTCGGCGAGCTATTTTATAACCGCGAAGAAAAACAACGGAAGGTGATCGAGGTGACACAAAATTACCAGAAAGAATCCCAGGAATACGCAAATTCGCCCCGAAAGCTCGAAAGAATCCAGAACAGATATGCCAAAAAGCTCGAAAAAGCGCAGACCCGGGCCACGCAGGGCAACTTTTGGATGCGGGTACTGGGCGAGGCGCCGGTGTATTATATCAATGCAGAGGCAACACAGAATGCCGAAAAGATGCAGAAATACCTGTACAACAACGGCTTTTTCGATGCAAAAGTAACTTTCAAAACCGATACGCTTTTCAAACGGATCCGGGTCAGTTACCTCGTTACGGAGAACCGGCCGACGATGGTGCGAAACATTCAGTACCAGGTACCGAACAGCCTGGCCGACAGCCTGATTAAAGCCGACCTGAAAAATGCGGCATTGCAACCGAGAAAGCGGTACGATGGCGACGCCTTCGAGGAAGAGCGTATCCGGATCGAAACATTGCTCCGGAACGAGGGATACATGGGCTTTTCGCGCCAGAATGTAAGCTATATCGTCAACGACACCATTACCTACCGGCCTACCGACAGCCTTTTCAAATCCGTGGACGTGAAAGTGCGCGTGGACATGCCTGCGCAGGCGAGTAAACGGTATTTGGTCAATTCGGTCAATTTCGAGGTGCTGCCGCCTACCGGGGTACCCGATTCTATTTTTCGGAAGGATACCAGCACATTCGAAGGAATCAAATATGTGTTTTCCGACAAGAGATTTTCGCGAAAAGTGCTCGACACCAAAATACAGCTAAGGCCAAGAGCCTGGTACAGCCAAAAAAAGGAGCGCGATACCCAGCAACAGCTCTCGCTGACCGACCAATTCCGGTTTGTGAATTATAATTACACCCTTGATTCGACCGGGCAGGGCATTAACAGCTATTTCAAAGCCATACCGCTCGATAAGTACCAGATTTCCACCGATCTTGGTCTGAATGTGATCCAGCTGCAAGGAACGCCGGGGCCGTTTGCCAACCTGTCGTACAAGATCAGGAATGTGTTCAACGGGATGGAAAATTTTGAAACCAACCTGCGGGGCGGTATCGAGCTGGTACCTGGTTTTGTGGGGAACCGGCAGGTTTACCGAAGCGAAGAAATCGGCATCAATGCCTCGCTGATCTTCCCACGCCTGCTCACGCCGCAGAACCTGTTCAAGAGACAAACGGCCAACTACAATCCCAGAACGCAACTGACGCTCGGTTACAGCTACGTGAACCGGCCGGAGTATACCCGTACCAATGTCAAGGTCAATACCACGTATTCGTGGCAACCAACCCCGACTACGCTCTTCAATGTGTCGCTTGTAGACCTGAACATCCTGAACACAACATACATACGAAAGGACTTTGCCGATCTTCTCGATACGTTGAGAATGCAAGGTAATAACCTCGTTTACAGTTTCAATCGGTCATTCGTATCCGATCTCAATGCAAATTTTGTGTACAACACCAATTCCCTTATCGGCCCGCAGAAAAAGGCGCATTATTTCCGGATTGCCGTCGAATCGGGAGGCACCACGCTCAATTTTCTGCCCAGGCAGCGGGAAGTGATCAGGGAATTTTTCGGAGATAGCCTTCAATTTTACAAATACATCCGCTGGAATGCCGACTACCGGCGTTACTGGCCGGCGGGAAGAAAATCGGCGCTGGTTGCCCGGATCAACACAGGGGCGATTTACAGCTATGGCGACAATAAGGTCCCGCCCTACGAAAAATACTTCTTCGCAGGGGGGTCAAACAGCGTACGCGCCTGGCTGCCCCGGCGGCTGGGACCCGGTTCCGCGAAACCTATTACCTATAACGCCGTTTCCATTGAATCGCCGGGTGAATTCCTGCTGGAAGGCAACCTGGAATGGCGGGGATTTCTGGCGAAGTTCTTCGGGGATATCAATTACGCATTGTTTCTCGACGTGGGTAACGTGTGGAGCTTGCGGGCGACCGCTACGGAGGAACAAAAATTCAAGGCAGGCAAACTCTTGCGCGAGATGGCCGTCGGCACCGGGTTCGGGATTCGGTACGACCTTTCCTTCTTTATCCTTCGCTTCGATTTCGGTGTCAAAGTCTACGACCCGGCCCTGCAGCGCTTTGTCCTCGACGAGCTGCGGTTGAAACATCTTTTCCGACGAACGGAAGCCAACTCTCTGAATATCAACCTCGGTGTCGGATATCCGTTTTGA
- a CDS encoding RNA methyltransferase, producing the protein MLSKNRIKYINSLKIKKYRQLHEAFIVEGAKSVLELLDSDFRTEFVLVTQEFQQKYSTILTRHNVPVETVTVQELEGLGAFQTNDSCLAVAKTKENAFLSPVPGEYMLMLDDVRDPGNLGTIIRIADWYGITRIVCSRDTTDVYNPKVIAAAKGSFTRVSLYYTDLNQYFGNIKDKNQKVIGAFLGGSPLYDFKYPADGGIIVMGNESNGISDRVAEFVTNKVTIPRFGAAESLNVGIATAVMLDNMRRQVPV; encoded by the coding sequence ATGTTGTCAAAAAATCGTATCAAGTATATCAATTCGCTCAAAATCAAGAAGTACCGGCAGCTTCACGAGGCGTTTATAGTGGAAGGCGCGAAAAGTGTACTGGAATTGCTTGATTCTGATTTCCGAACCGAATTTGTACTGGTAACACAGGAATTTCAGCAAAAATACTCAACTATTTTAACCCGGCATAACGTGCCAGTAGAAACGGTGACCGTCCAGGAGTTGGAGGGACTGGGCGCTTTCCAGACGAACGACTCGTGCCTGGCTGTGGCTAAAACGAAGGAAAATGCCTTTTTGTCTCCTGTTCCTGGTGAATATATGCTGATGCTCGACGATGTGCGCGACCCGGGTAATCTGGGAACAATCATCCGCATTGCGGATTGGTACGGCATTACAAGGATCGTTTGCTCCCGCGACACCACGGATGTTTACAATCCGAAGGTAATCGCCGCGGCTAAGGGGTCGTTTACGCGGGTCAGCCTCTATTATACCGATTTGAACCAGTATTTCGGGAATATAAAGGATAAAAATCAAAAAGTTATCGGTGCTTTCCTCGGGGGAAGCCCGCTGTATGATTTTAAATACCCGGCAGACGGCGGAATCATTGTTATGGGGAACGAATCGAACGGCATCAGCGACCGCGTCGCGGAATTTGTAACTAATAAGGTGACGATCCCGAGGTTCGGAGCGGCCGAATCCCTGAACGTCGGCATTGCTACCGCTGTAATGCTCGATAATATGAGACGGCAAGTGCCGGTTTAA
- a CDS encoding queuosine precursor transporter: MTIPDRTIQEAKRQRLFLLLCGIFLTNALIAEIIGGKIFSVETLLGIPPAQLPIGGQKLDFNMTAGVISWPVVFITSDIINEYFGRKGVKRISYLTSCLIAYTFLIIFVATKLPPAQFWLELNNTDAQGNKFNINDAFSKIFNQGLGIMIGSITAFLLGQLLDILVFSWLRRKTGSRFMWLRATGSTMFSQLIDSFVVIAIAFYVFGNWDLKLVFSVGTINYLYKGVVAILLTPLLYVAHYFIDNYLGKEYAEELSHQAAHES, encoded by the coding sequence ATGACCATACCCGACAGAACCATTCAGGAGGCCAAACGACAGCGGTTGTTCCTCCTCCTTTGCGGTATCTTCCTCACCAACGCGCTTATTGCGGAAATCATCGGGGGCAAAATATTTTCAGTGGAGACGCTTTTGGGCATCCCGCCCGCGCAATTGCCGATCGGCGGTCAGAAGCTGGACTTTAATATGACAGCCGGGGTAATCAGCTGGCCGGTGGTGTTCATCACTTCCGATATTATCAATGAGTATTTCGGACGGAAAGGAGTCAAAAGGATTTCTTACCTCACTTCCTGCCTGATCGCGTACACATTTCTCATCATTTTTGTAGCAACCAAGCTTCCGCCGGCGCAATTCTGGCTGGAACTCAACAATACCGACGCGCAAGGTAACAAGTTCAATATCAATGACGCTTTTTCCAAGATATTCAACCAGGGCCTGGGCATCATGATCGGCTCGATTACGGCATTCCTGCTCGGCCAGTTGCTCGACATTCTGGTGTTCTCCTGGCTTCGCAGAAAAACGGGCAGCCGCTTTATGTGGCTCCGTGCGACGGGCTCCACCATGTTTTCGCAGTTGATCGACAGCTTCGTTGTGATTGCTATCGCATTTTATGTATTCGGGAACTGGGATTTAAAACTGGTTTTCTCGGTAGGGACGATCAATTACCTCTACAAAGGCGTGGTGGCGATCCTGCTAACGCCCCTCTTGTACGTGGCCCATTACTTTATTGACAATTACCTAGGCAAGGAATATGCGGAAGAGCTTTCGCACCAGGCCGCGCACGAGTCTTAA
- a CDS encoding pyridoxal phosphate-dependent aminotransferase — protein MEFLKSDRLNHLKYEIRGATYQKALELESQGYKIHNLNIGNPAPFGFDSPDEIVHDIIMNIRNAQGYSDSRGLFAARKAIMHYTQTIGIQDVEINDIFIGNGVSELILLSMQALLNPGDEILVPSPDYPLWTAAISLSGGTPVHYICDEEADWNPDLDDLEKKITSRTKGIVIINPNNPTGAVYDKEVLSRIARIAEEHGLIIFSDEIYDKILYDGAVHHPMGSFVTDTLCVSYGGLSKNYRSAGFRGGWMILSGAKQKAKSYAEGLLLLASMRLCANVPTQYAIQTALGGYQSIKEHVVPTGRLYKQMNLVYDRLTAIPGISCVKPKGSLYVFPKIDLKKFGFKSDEQFVYELLSDQKVLVVAGTGFNYHLEPHFRIVFLPTIDELNQAMDKLEFFLTNRRVVSTRTIEDIIA, from the coding sequence ATGGAATTTCTAAAAAGCGACCGCCTGAATCATCTGAAATACGAGATACGCGGGGCTACCTACCAGAAAGCGTTAGAGCTTGAAAGCCAGGGCTACAAAATCCATAATCTGAACATCGGTAACCCCGCACCGTTCGGTTTCGATTCGCCCGATGAGATCGTCCACGACATTATCATGAACATCCGCAATGCGCAAGGCTATTCGGATTCACGTGGTTTGTTCGCGGCGCGCAAGGCGATCATGCACTACACACAAACAATTGGTATTCAGGACGTTGAAATCAACGACATTTTCATCGGAAACGGTGTGAGCGAGCTGATCCTGCTGTCGATGCAGGCATTGCTCAACCCCGGCGACGAGATTCTCGTTCCCTCGCCCGACTATCCGCTCTGGACTGCGGCGATTTCGCTTAGCGGCGGCACACCGGTACATTATATATGTGATGAAGAAGCCGACTGGAACCCGGATCTGGACGATCTTGAGAAGAAAATTACATCACGCACCAAAGGGATTGTGATCATTAATCCCAACAATCCTACGGGTGCCGTTTATGATAAAGAGGTGCTTTCGCGCATCGCACGCATTGCGGAAGAACATGGATTGATCATTTTCTCGGATGAGATTTATGACAAGATCCTTTACGACGGAGCGGTACATCACCCAATGGGCTCTTTCGTAACCGACACGCTTTGCGTTTCGTACGGCGGGTTGTCGAAAAACTACCGCTCGGCCGGTTTCCGTGGCGGATGGATGATCCTCAGCGGCGCGAAACAAAAGGCTAAGTCCTACGCGGAAGGCCTGCTCCTGCTCGCAAGCATGCGCCTGTGCGCGAACGTGCCGACGCAATACGCGATCCAGACTGCATTGGGCGGTTATCAGAGCATCAAGGAACACGTGGTGCCGACGGGCCGGCTGTACAAGCAAATGAATTTGGTTTACGACAGGCTTACGGCCATTCCGGGCATCAGCTGCGTAAAACCGAAGGGTTCTTTGTACGTCTTCCCGAAAATCGATCTGAAAAAATTCGGGTTCAAATCGGATGAACAGTTTGTATACGAGCTGCTTTCAGACCAAAAGGTGCTGGTAGTGGCCGGAACCGGATTCAATTACCACCTGGAACCGCATTTCCGGATCGTTTTCCTGCCGACGATCGACGAGTTGAACCAGGCGATGGACAAGCTGGAATTTTTCCTGACCAACCGTCGCGTCGTGTCGACACGTACCATCGAAGATATCATCGCCTGA
- a CDS encoding SusC/RagA family TonB-linked outer membrane protein, with amino-acid sequence MKSLLLFFGAGIILLLFGPAHAQTHEVTGQVTAEDGSPLPGVNITLKSTTKGTTTDDQGRYTISADPGSLLVFSFIGFKNKEIPVGNQTKLNVSLISDETQLQEIVVTSLGIAREKKALGYAVQEIKAEKLTLARDPNIGNALAGKIAGVQVLGQSAAKFGTPSIRIRGINSLAGNDPLYVVDGTPTDISMVNMDDVESLTVLKGPSATALYGNRASAGVVVVTTKRGKSGETSLTLNQSMTMDQVSLLPKYQNEYGGGYSQEWETFKFDPKIHPAAWASHEGQRILDYSADESWGPKLDGSMHRSAFSWQPGEGFGKETPSVAHPNNVRDFFEKPVSYNSNVAFSKAGDSYSSRISYTHIVNNGIVPNSRQLRDYISAKTAITFAKKLTAELNVSYTGTKTDNTPADRYGSTGGTGPGTALFNTNNSTLNGYNQTTGSFNQWFQRQLDIEDLKNYKNPDGTFRSWNIGSPTDARPKYWDSPYTQVYENTNVNRQQRIFGDAGLTYHVADYLKITGKFRRDYGTYFMDGRVASGTLNAGGLGAYAYLTGSIFENNYESIISFDKDIQKLSVLINAGGNIRFNRTEGTLQATAGGLTTPGYYNIAASKDRPVTANYLFEKKVNSVFANASLGYGDFLFIEGSVRNDWSSTLPASNNAYLYPSVSTSLVFSEFIPANRVLTFGKLRAGYAQVGTDLGPYQTALSYNSGAFYGTNPSMTLPGTLPNSALKPGMSSSYEGGIDLQFFGNRLGMELTAYQNKNSNQIIPLAVASTSGYNNAVVNAGLITTAGLELHLSAQPVKTDAFVWELDINADRNRSKVVELTEQSDNYRLDGPQWRALTLNARKGEDWGMLEGVGIKKDAKGRRVVYSATPENIKAGKAGLYVKENNVNLGNVLPKFKGGMINAFEYKGFTLQASTDFVVGGKFFSVTRMFNAGSGLSAETAGNNELGNPKRDDPDKGGGILLDAVTEDGQPNTHRVDTQNLYENWLFALNEYWIYDKTYVKLRELSLGYKLPRRMLGKHVKSASISLIGRNLLLIYSAIGGGIDISETETLWYEGGQLPPVRSLGATLRVGF; translated from the coding sequence ATGAAATCACTACTACTCTTCTTCGGAGCCGGCATAATCCTGCTCTTATTCGGACCTGCTCACGCACAAACCCACGAAGTAACCGGGCAAGTCACGGCGGAGGACGGCTCTCCGCTCCCCGGCGTGAATATCACTTTGAAAAGCACCACAAAGGGAACCACCACAGATGATCAGGGCCGGTATACTATATCCGCAGATCCCGGCTCGCTGCTCGTTTTCAGTTTTATCGGTTTTAAAAACAAGGAGATCCCGGTTGGCAACCAGACCAAACTAAACGTAAGCCTGATAAGCGACGAAACGCAATTACAGGAAATCGTCGTCACATCGCTCGGCATCGCCCGCGAGAAGAAGGCACTTGGCTACGCTGTACAGGAAATCAAAGCCGAAAAACTCACGCTCGCACGCGACCCGAATATCGGCAATGCGCTGGCCGGCAAAATTGCCGGTGTGCAGGTCCTCGGCCAATCGGCAGCGAAATTCGGGACACCCAGCATTCGCATCAGGGGGATCAACTCGCTGGCAGGCAACGACCCGCTCTACGTCGTGGACGGCACCCCTACCGATATCAGCATGGTGAATATGGATGATGTAGAGTCCCTGACCGTTTTGAAAGGCCCTTCCGCCACCGCATTGTACGGCAACCGGGCTTCGGCAGGTGTGGTGGTGGTGACGACCAAAAGAGGAAAATCCGGCGAAACCTCCCTGACCCTCAACCAGAGTATGACCATGGATCAGGTATCGCTATTGCCCAAATACCAGAATGAGTATGGGGGAGGCTATTCGCAGGAATGGGAAACCTTCAAATTTGATCCTAAAATACATCCCGCCGCATGGGCTTCCCACGAAGGCCAGCGGATACTGGATTACTCCGCCGATGAAAGTTGGGGTCCCAAACTGGACGGCTCCATGCACCGGTCGGCATTCTCATGGCAGCCTGGTGAAGGTTTCGGAAAGGAAACGCCATCTGTAGCACATCCGAACAACGTCCGCGATTTCTTCGAAAAACCGGTGAGCTATAATTCAAACGTTGCGTTTTCGAAAGCAGGCGACAGCTATTCCTCCCGTATTTCGTACACCCATATCGTCAACAACGGTATCGTCCCGAACAGCCGGCAACTCCGCGATTACATTAGCGCAAAAACCGCCATCACTTTCGCCAAAAAACTGACAGCCGAACTGAATGTAAGCTACACCGGCACGAAAACGGATAACACACCCGCGGATCGCTACGGAAGTACGGGCGGTACGGGCCCCGGAACGGCTCTTTTTAACACCAACAATTCCACATTGAACGGCTACAATCAGACGACCGGATCGTTCAACCAGTGGTTCCAGCGCCAATTGGATATCGAGGACCTTAAAAATTACAAAAATCCCGACGGCACTTTCCGGAGCTGGAACATCGGCAGCCCTACGGATGCGCGGCCAAAATATTGGGACAGCCCTTACACGCAGGTATATGAAAACACGAACGTCAACCGGCAGCAACGCATTTTCGGCGATGCCGGGCTCACATATCACGTTGCCGACTATCTGAAAATCACGGGCAAATTTCGCCGCGATTATGGTACCTATTTTATGGACGGGCGTGTAGCCTCGGGCACCTTAAATGCCGGCGGACTGGGAGCTTACGCTTATCTGACCGGCTCGATCTTCGAAAACAACTATGAGAGCATTATCAGTTTTGACAAGGATATTCAAAAACTATCCGTACTTATAAATGCAGGCGGCAACATACGCTTTAACCGGACGGAAGGAACGCTCCAGGCTACTGCAGGCGGCCTTACTACACCCGGCTACTACAATATAGCCGCTTCCAAGGACCGTCCGGTAACAGCCAATTACCTTTTTGAAAAGAAGGTAAACAGCGTATTTGCCAATGCCAGCCTGGGATATGGCGATTTCCTTTTCATTGAAGGCTCGGTACGAAACGACTGGTCGTCGACACTTCCGGCATCAAACAATGCGTATCTGTACCCTTCCGTTTCCACAAGTCTCGTGTTCTCGGAATTTATTCCTGCCAATCGGGTGCTGACGTTCGGAAAGCTGCGGGCCGGGTATGCGCAGGTGGGAACAGACCTGGGGCCGTACCAAACTGCGCTTAGCTACAATTCCGGCGCATTCTACGGAACAAACCCCTCCATGACGCTTCCCGGCACCCTGCCCAATTCGGCCCTGAAACCGGGAATGTCGTCGTCTTATGAAGGCGGGATCGACCTGCAATTTTTTGGCAACCGCCTCGGAATGGAATTGACAGCGTACCAAAACAAGAACAGCAACCAGATCATACCGCTGGCAGTAGCATCCACGAGTGGTTATAACAATGCGGTAGTCAACGCCGGGTTGATTACTACCGCCGGGCTTGAACTCCATCTTTCGGCACAACCTGTCAAAACAGACGCTTTTGTTTGGGAGCTGGACATCAACGCCGACCGTAACCGGTCGAAGGTCGTCGAGCTTACCGAACAAAGCGACAACTATCGCCTGGACGGTCCGCAATGGCGGGCACTCACACTCAATGCGCGCAAGGGAGAAGATTGGGGAATGCTGGAAGGGGTCGGCATTAAAAAAGATGCGAAGGGCAGAAGGGTCGTCTACTCGGCCACACCCGAAAACATCAAGGCGGGTAAAGCCGGCCTGTATGTGAAAGAAAACAATGTCAATCTCGGCAATGTGCTGCCCAAGTTCAAAGGCGGGATGATCAATGCATTCGAATACAAAGGTTTCACACTGCAAGCCAGCACCGACTTTGTCGTGGGAGGGAAGTTTTTCTCCGTAACCCGCATGTTCAACGCGGGGTCGGGCCTCTCGGCGGAAACGGCGGGAAACAACGAACTCGGCAACCCGAAACGCGACGACCCGGATAAAGGAGGAGGCATATTGCTGGACGCCGTGACGGAAGACGGCCAACCCAATACCCATCGGGTCGACACCCAAAATCTGTACGAAAACTGGCTCTTCGCACTCAACGAATACTGGATTTACGACAAAACCTACGTTAAACTCCGCGAATTGTCGCTGGGTTACAAACTCCCCCGAAGAATGCTCGGCAAGCATGTCAAATCAGCCAGTATATCCCTCATCGGGCGCAACCTGCTCCTGATTTACAGTGCTATCGGAGGAGGGATCGACATTTCCGAAACCGAAACGCTCTGGTACGAGGGAGGGCAACTTCCGCCCGTACGGTCGCTCGGCGCAACATTAAGAGTAGGTTTTTAA
- a CDS encoding SusD/RagB family nutrient-binding outer membrane lipoprotein produces MKKLIILFLPFLMLTACVDSLDDYNVDTKRPSTAPPVTLFSNALKGLADTLTSPNVNVNNYRLYVQHWTTTTYLDEPRYNVTARIVPEAFWRGLYKGVISDLNESRRLINADQFLSQETKDVQLAQIEVVEVMTWAALVNTFGNIPYSESMNPENPLPKYDDAKTVYDAILARLDAALPKLESKGTPFEGGDLLYKGNISQWVKFGNSLKLKLAMIIADSDPAKAKKMVAEAAPNVFTSNADKAAFPYISTPPNNNVISQNLNALFTSRQDFIPAATIVNPMNDLNDPRKEQYFTTIGGKYVGGQYGFLNTYSNFSHVSDIIIAPDFEALLLDYSEVEFLLAEAVERGFINGNAAEHYNKAITASIEYWTQQDPRSSVSGTGAARAAAYLAQPKVAYATAEGNWKQKIGFQKWLALYNRGWEAWVEWRRLDYPKLSPPSGGNVPAGLAIPVRMIYPIVEQTLNGANRAAAADAIGGDLITTKLWWDKF; encoded by the coding sequence ATGAAAAAATTAATCATTCTTTTCCTTCCGTTCCTTATGCTGACGGCGTGCGTCGACAGCCTGGACGATTATAATGTGGATACCAAGCGCCCATCGACGGCGCCGCCTGTTACCCTGTTCTCCAATGCGTTGAAAGGCCTGGCCGATACATTGACCAGCCCGAACGTCAATGTAAACAACTACCGTTTGTATGTTCAGCACTGGACTACCACCACTTACCTGGACGAGCCTCGCTACAACGTTACCGCCCGTATCGTTCCCGAGGCCTTCTGGCGCGGATTATACAAAGGTGTGATCTCCGATTTGAACGAATCGAGAAGGCTGATTAACGCCGACCAATTCCTGTCTCAAGAAACGAAGGATGTTCAGCTGGCACAGATTGAAGTGGTGGAAGTGATGACTTGGGCTGCATTGGTCAACACGTTCGGTAACATCCCTTACTCGGAATCCATGAACCCGGAGAACCCGCTTCCTAAGTACGACGATGCGAAAACCGTGTATGACGCGATCCTGGCCCGTCTGGACGCGGCGCTTCCAAAACTCGAATCCAAGGGAACGCCATTCGAAGGCGGCGACCTGCTTTATAAAGGCAACATCTCGCAATGGGTGAAATTCGGTAATTCGCTCAAACTGAAACTGGCGATGATCATCGCCGACAGCGATCCCGCAAAAGCGAAGAAAATGGTAGCAGAAGCGGCTCCGAACGTATTCACCAGCAATGCCGACAAAGCAGCTTTCCCATATATTTCAACCCCGCCCAACAACAACGTGATCTCGCAAAACCTGAATGCGCTTTTCACAAGCCGTCAGGATTTCATTCCGGCAGCAACAATTGTAAACCCGATGAATGATCTGAACGACCCCAGGAAAGAGCAATACTTTACAACGATCGGTGGCAAATATGTAGGCGGCCAGTACGGGTTCCTCAATACCTATTCAAACTTCTCGCATGTAAGCGATATTATTATCGCTCCTGATTTCGAAGCGTTGCTGCTGGACTACTCGGAGGTAGAATTCCTTTTGGCAGAAGCAGTGGAAAGAGGTTTCATCAACGGCAATGCGGCCGAACACTATAATAAAGCAATAACCGCCTCCATCGAATACTGGACTCAGCAAGACCCTCGTTCTTCCGTTTCGGGAACCGGTGCTGCACGCGCTGCGGCTTACCTGGCCCAACCGAAAGTTGCATATGCTACCGCGGAAGGAAACTGGAAGCAAAAAATTGGTTTCCAGAAATGGCTTGCACTCTATAATAGGGGCTGGGAAGCATGGGTTGAATGGAGAAGACTGGATTATCCGAAACTTTCTCCCCCATCCGGCGGGAACGTTCCGGCCGGTCTGGCGATCCCCGTTCGGATGATTTATCCGATCGTAGAGCAAACCCTCAATGGCGCTAACCGCGCCGCAGCGGCAGACGCAATCGGCGGTGACCTGATTACAACTAAATTGTGGTGGGATAAATTCTAA